The following nucleotide sequence is from Chlorogloeopsis sp. ULAP01.
AGTCAAAATCCGTGGCGATCGTCGCATCAATGTTTTCGAGATTGGCTTTGGTAATTACGTCAGAGACTGCCTTTTGAATTTCTTTGGGCAGATCTACCTGTTGCTTAGACATCAATCTCCCGAAAATGAGCTGCAAGACAGCAGCACCACCAGAAAGAATTAGACCAGCAGGCCCTAAGGCAAAACCAGCAAACTGTGCCATAGTTAATGCAGCATCGATAACTGTTGCTGTTGTATCGTCTACGCCTAAAGCCAGATTTTCTACTAACAGAGGTGTGTTGTGGGTTGGCAATGTCGCATAAGAGGTGGTTCCGCTTTGCAAGTCAATTCTTATACCTGGTAAGCCAAAAGCAATACTACCGAGGTTGGTGGTGCGTTTGTAAATCAGTGTCCCTTCTTCATAATCACGCCAATCTTTGCTCAGGGCTGTGATTGAATCTGCGACGATTTTTTCATCTGGTAAAATCGGAAACCTCTGCCTAAAGGCTTTTAAGGCGAGCGGCTCGCGGCTTTCAAGATACGCTTGAACATTGGGTGGAAGGTGGGATCTATCTGCCTTTTCGTCAAAAAGCGGAGGAATGTCAGCGGCTGAGGGCGGCACTTCTGGGAATGATATCGGTTCTTTAACGAGGGATTTCACACCCGTTTGACTAACAGCTTCCCCACGATAATAGCGTTGCATATAAGAGCTAAAGCTGGTTCCTTCTGTGGTTGAAAGGAATACCATAAAATATCCGAATTGTGTGGGCATTTTTTACCCTCCTAAATCAGAAATAGACACAGCTTGTTCATATGGTTTGTATTCATTCTTTGCAAGTGAACAATAGAGATATGAAGAAGCCAAAAACCTTCTTGCTTCCGAATGACTTGCGTTTTTAGCGAACCGTCCAATTACTGAATGAGTATCTAACTTCTTTAAGATTCAGCTAGTGATTTAATCCAAAGTTATCTCTAATTACTATTGTCATTGCTATCTTCCTGGCTTTGGGCAAGTAAATCTGCTAAAGCTAACTCGCAAAGATCGGCAGCAATACTACGCGGCAAGTTGGTGTTCTTATAGGTCATTTTTGCAACGCTACGGTAGATAGCAGAGGATTTATTCTCTATTTCATAGGCATCTTTAAGTTTATCGATTAAATCAGCCTTATCAGTTGCATCCCAAGTAAAATCAGAGGTGTTCGCCCAGTTTTTTATATACCCCATCATCAACATCTGCGTTTGCAAGGAAGGATTATAGCCATCTGCATAACTGGCAATATTCTCCCAAAGCTGATCGTCGGATAAGCTCTTCCACTTCTCGATAATCGCTTTAGCATCATCCACATCCTGTTGAGTGAATTGATCAGTCGGCTTTGGCTCCTTATTTTGTGTGTACTGAATCAAGAATGCAATGACTCCACCTGCAACCAATAAGCCTAATACTGCTATTACAATTCTTTTTCTCGATTTTTCTCGATTTGCTCTTTTTTCATCTCCGATTTTGTCTTTTTGCTCACGTGCATTCTTTTCAGATTTACTCAGCCTCTCGTCACTTCCGTTGATGCGTTCACCTTCAGGGTTCCTATACTTCGTCTCGAAGTTATCAAGTGCCAGACGAGTTTCAATGGTAATGTCGAGTATTTTATTTAACTCTACAAGCCGTTTATTGAAAGTCTCAAGCTGCGTTTTGATGTCGCTGTAGAGTTTATCGATCGCTTCTCTACCGATATCCTCGTTTTCTTGATCGTACTGCTCTTCAGACTTATCCTCAAATTCTTCGTTTATATCTTTTGGCGGTTCTTTTGGTGGTTCCATAGTTTTCTTCCTAAGTTAATCAGTTAGGTATTCGAGTCATCTTTGTAACCTTCGTATTGAGTTTTGGTACTCTTCCATTCGTTGATAGTTGCCTGAGCCTTATCAGGGCGTCCGTGATAATATTTCAAATTCAACTGAGCCTGCAAAAGCTCTAAAGCTGCCTCGCGACCTATTTTGGCAGACTCTTCGTCGTTATAGTTGTATACAGTTCCGTTAGGGCCCTTGCCTTTGTCTGTAAAAGAATAATTGCCGTTATTTTGTTGCACGTCAGTAACTTGTCCGATTCGTTTTGAGATTTCTCCCTGGATCTTGGTATTAGTGTTGTTTGCTTGGTCAACATATTCTCCCAAAGTATCGATTAAAACTTGTAGAGCTGGTGTGTTTTTTACCTGGCGAGAACTACTCTTGATGATCAGGTCAACTTTCAACAAAACAATGTGTAACGAAGCCCCAAGCAAAAATGCTGTAAATCCAACCACATCATACTCTGGGTCTTCAAGAAGCGTAATAAAGAAAAGAAAGTTTGAGTTTGGCCCCAACGCTAGGTTTAAATTCGCTTCAAAATCTTTAAGCTCGGCGCTATCATCCAAGTCTTCATTCCAAGCATTTTCATAATATTCTCTGAACCAGGCATAGGTTTGTTTGAAGCTAGCCAGAGATTCGCGAATCTTTTCTGCAGTTAGTTCACTGGTGAGTACCTTGTCTAATTGTTCGGCAATTGGTATTGTCTTTTGTTCAGATGAGAGCAAACTATGGAAAATCGTTTGCAGTATGGCTGCTCCACCAGCGACAATTAATCCTTCAGGCCCTAGTGCGAAACCTGCAAACTGCGCCATCGTTAACGCAGAGTCAATAATTGTGGTGTCGCTCCCAGAAGCAGTTGATGTTAAATTCGTTTCCATTTGCATATATGTCTTTAATTAAAGATTTCTTGATCTGGAATTAGAAAGAATTCACAAATAAGAAGCCAGAATTCTGCTTGGAAATTCTGTGCCACTAGCTCCAAGTTAAGCGCCTACAAGTCTGAAAACCAGTGCTGCATATTCAAAGGGACTGGGTAGTGGATACACTTCTTGACAGCGGTAAATATTGCAGGAGGATCGTACTCCCACACCTATGCGTAACAACCTTTTCCCAACCCCTAGTTGTCTAGTCTTCAGTAAGCCTTATGTCCATTCATCCCCTCTCTCGAAGAGCGAAGAAGGGGATTTCTAGACACAACCGGGAAAAATCCGAAGGGTAGGGCTTCAGGAGAGAGTATCTGTAGAGATGATGAATAAGCAAGTTTAAGTTCTCTCTCAAATTAAAAGATTTAAGAGTCTACAATTAATACCAATTTCCTCTAAAGGTGAAACATATCTTTTTGTACAGACGTGACATGACACGCGTACATGATTTCTATGTATCGTGATGAACGGTAAATGGTATAAGTGGGGACTTGCATCCCCATTTGATTGTATTCTGAACTTCTGAATTTTTCTTTAAAAAAGATCTATCGAGATCTTTATTATTCTGTGGCTTATTCCAAAAGTAAGGCTACAGATTCAATACAAGTGTTTGACTGACCTAAAAATTCAAGATTTAGGCGTCGTTAAACAAAGGCAAAAGCTCTTATGTTCAACTAAATTGGATGTTAACTATATATCAAGTTTGTATCCAGTTAGTCAAGCTTACATTATGTCTTGTGCTTCTCCGAAAAAATCATTAAATAGATGAATATAACTACAAAAATAATACACTAAAAATGATAATTACTTGTGTAGGCTCAAGCTATTTATATAACTATAATCATAAGTATTATTAGCGAGAGTCAAAACCAGGCGATCGCAACTTGAAAAAATGCCCAAATGATAAAAACAATCTGCAACATGAGAAAAAAGATAAAAAGGATTATGGGAAAGCAAAAAAATAAAAATGATTATTATTTATACTCAATATTCAGTATAAATATTTAACTTTCTGTTTAAAAACAAGTTACAAAAATTTATTTTCATTGCTTTCATGCTTTTCTCTACAATTATCATTGTTATTTATGATACCTTAACTCTAATAATATGTTTTTTAACGCTTAGTGATAAAATTGACGTTCAATTTTGTAGATACAAGTGATAAAATTGTCACATTAAGTTACATAGAACAGAGTTAAGCAAATTCAACCTCATTCTATTTACTGTCCTACGGCAGCACTTGAACCAATTGGTATTGTTGTATCTTTCCAAGCACCTGATGAGGTGTGGTTGACTCAGACGCTTGTTTGGCAGAGATCCAAGCATAGCTAGAAGTTGGCAGTTCGGAAATTTTGTCTACTCGTTTTCCGATGTAGGGAGTGTAGAAATTGAGCAATACTCCAGTTTTGCCTCCAACTTGAACAAAGTGGATGGGATGATGTTGTAAAACTTGAGCGATCGCCCCTTGTACCAAAAAAGTTCTGACATCGGGATTGTAATCACTCAAAAAGCCGTAACTACCAGCCATAGCTAAAGTCAGCCATGCCGGAATCAACCACCCACCCAGCCAATAACTAGAAGTGAGAGACTGCTTGCCAAAGCGGTAACGACAAATCCACACAACAGGCAAAATCAACCAACTACCACCTAAAGCCAAAGCCAGGATTGCATACTTGCGGATCTCGCCACTACCTAAAGCCAAAGCGATCGCACCCGCTAATAATAATAAAACAGCTAATACACCAAAAATATAGCTGAGAACACGAGGATAAGAGGACACGGAGACACGCAAGCGCAAAGACGCAAAGAAAGTTGCTGATAAATTCTCCGCGTCTTTCATTTCAAATGATTTGAATTTTGTATCATACACCCAACCCAGCCAATCTAACCCTACGGCTGCAAGCAAGGCAATGAACGGATAAAGCAAAAGACTGTAATGAGATAGACGAGTAGAAAAAAGACTAAGTTCAACAAATAAAACTAGAGGAAAGCCAATTAGTATGGAATTGTAGCGGGGTAGGGGACGACGATAAGCTAAAAATAAGCCTAAAAGACTGAAAAAAAACCAAGGAAACGCTTTAATCGGGACATTCCATACATAGAAGAAAATTCCGTGATCTCGGCGATCGTTAGAACCGAGTCTAAACACAAAGTTGAGTAATTCTGCACTACTATCATTGCCAAAGCGTAAAAAACTCAACCACAGCCAAACAAAAGTGGGAATTAAACCGACTGTCAACCCTAAATACAACATGGGGTTTGTCAGATGGCGATGACGGCGATGTTCCCCAATTAGGTAAGGGAACAAAGCGATCACCGGCAAAAAAATCATAAAGCTTCTAACTAAAAAGCCCAAACCAAAACAAGCGCCCGCAATGAAGCGATAAAAATTGCCATATTTTGAATCTAATTCCGCTTTTAGTAAAGACCAAATTCCTAAAAGGACTAAAAAAATCATCGGCACATCTGGTGTGCCTAAACGACAATATTGCAACCAGAGAAATTCTACGCTCAAAATTGCAGCAGCAAGCCAGCCAACTTTTTTACCAAGTAGAATTTTCCCAATTTCGTATAGAAGTAGCACGCTCAGAACACCAAAAACCATGCTTGGCAGACGCACGCTAGTTTCACTAATACCAAAAAAAATGTAAGAAGTGGCTATTAACCAATAGAAACCAGGGGTTTTATGATGGGGTTCTGACCAAGGATTGATCCAGTCACCAGACTCAAACATTTGGCGCGATCGCCAAGCATATAATCCTTCATCATGCGCCATCAAGCTACTATGTCCAGAACTCAATAGTAATAATGGCAGTAGCCAAATTAGCAGACTAATGTAAGGGAAACCCGCCCAGAGGTGTAAACGCTGCCAAATTGAGGGAGAAATTAGTATTTTCAATAACATTCCGTCAATAAAAAAAGGGTACAGGTTAAAGGTTACAGTTTTTCTCTGTCCCTTATTCTCCCAACCCTGTTCCCTGTTTACTATGTAAATCACCTAATTTTTCAGACTTTTTTTAATATATGTATGGTGAGATCCAACTTTTTTCACCAAAAAATCTCTAACAAGCTAACAGATATAGGCAAAATCTTGCTTAAATTCGATTTTTATGCTGCTAAGACCAGATCAACGTAATAAGATAGACGCAGGCGACGACAAGCTGTTTTATTCTTTTCCACGCTTTGTTACTCATGTGGATGAAGGGTTCATTCAACAGCTAACAGATTTGTATCGCCAACGCCTGCAACCAAACACTCACATTCTTGATATGATGAGCAGTTGGGTATCCCATTTGCCAGAAGAAATGGAGTTTGCCCATGTAGAAGCACACGGACTCAATGCTGAAGAACTAGCACGCAATCCTCGCTTAAATCATTATTTTGTACAAGATCTCAATGCAAATCCGAAGTTACCACTCCAGGATCAAGATTTTGATGCGGTTCTCAATTGTGTCTCTGTGCAATATTTGCAATATCCTGAGGCAGTATTTTCCGAGATCCACCGCGTTCTGAAACCAGGTGGTGTGGCAATTATTAGCTTTTCTAACCGAATGTTTTTTCAAAAGGCAATTCAAGCGTGGCGGGACGGTTCAGAAGCAACTAGAGTTGAATTAGTCAAAAGCTATTTCCAGTCACATCCTGGATTTACTACCCCAGAAGTGATTGTTCATACCAGTCAGCTTCCTAATTTTCTCCAGTGGTTTAGTGGTGGTGGAGATCCATTCTATGCCGTGATTGCTAATCGCAGTTACTGAGGTAAAGATTTTGCAGCGTAATCAATAGCTTCTAACTCTGACTTTTGTTCTAAATTAGTAGCTAACCAAAGAAAATTAGTAACCTCCACGCAACTGTTATTAAAAAGTGAATTTTCTGGTATTGACCAATCAAAACGCTGATAATTGCCTTGAAGAGAATCTGAAGGATATAAAAAAGTGTGAAATAATTTTTACTGATTGCCTTCAGTATAGCTGACTTCATTATTTATTCAGTTCAGCATTAACAGGAGCCAAGCATGAATTTTCTTCGTGTTCGTAAAATTTTTGCAGTTGTTTTATTATCAGTATTACTACTGACTACAGCTTGCACCGCCAAAGAACCGGGGCGCTTTGATCAAGTGCAGCAAGAAAGTAGTCGACAAAAAGCAGGACAAGCCGTTGCTAAAAATGCTACTCAAGGTGGCGAATTTAACAAATTTTTTCCACCTGCGGGAAATGGTTATGAACGTGTATTCACTCAAGAGAAGAAAGGTTTTGCTGAAGCCAAATTGAAAAAAGATGGTAAAGATATGGCGATGCTGGCTATTTCTGATACCACAAGCACACCAACAACAGCAGCTAGCTATGCAAACAGCACTAAAAAAATTGCAGGTTATCCAGCGCGGGAAATTGGCAATACACAAACAGCAGTACTGGTAAACAATCGCTACCAAGTAAAAGTGCTTTCCCGCTCGCCATCATTTACAGCCAGCGATCGCGAAGCTTGGCTCCAAAAATTTAATCTCAACGGGCTGGCACGACTGAAATAAAAGATTGTTCTCAGTCATTTGTTATTTGTCATTAGCGAAGAACACATGACCAATGACCAATGACAAATGACTAAATATAAATAAGGAGATTTTTGTGAGTAAACCAATATTTGAGTTGGTTGACGAGTTGCCAACCAGTAACTTAACTGTTTCAATGCTTAACTCGTTGGATTTTGTCGCTCCTGGTGAGTGGCAAAACGTAGTTGGTTTTGTCAACACAATTAAAACCGTAACTGGCGAAACCGACGATAGTCTAATTCAGGCGATCGGTGAACGGGCAATATATCTCTACAACGATCGCTCTCAAGGATATCAACGGGCAATGTGGTTGTATCAAACCGTTGATAGTACAGATAAAGCTCTTGGCGCAGCAGCCTTAGCTAATAAGGTAGGAGAAAAAATTCCCTTATTGGGCTTTCTTAACGCTGTTACTCCTAAACCAGACAAAGCCCAAACCATTGACTTATGCTTGAAATTAGTGGCAGAGTTAGTGGCATTTTGTAGCATCAACGGCATTCCCGGAGACAGCATTGGAGACTTTGTTGCTTCTTTGGGTGAGTATAGCGGCGAGTCATTAATCCGCATGGTAGCGCTAGTTTGTGTTGATGGTTTGATACCTCTTGGCCCTGACTTTATCAGCAAAGGTATATCTTTGATTAACCAGACAAGCCCACAAGAGCTAGAACAAAACTCCACTTTTAAGAGCATTCAGGATGCAATTCCAGGAAACAATCCTGCTGGCAAATTGAATTTTATCGGCGAGAGCTTTGACTCAGTTAAAGGTTGGATGAGCGGTTTAGTTGCCTCACGCAATTTAACGCCCCAAAAGGTAGTTCACCATTTACAAAACTTTGTCGAAGTTACCGATGACAAGTTAGATTACCTAGCAGCATTCTTAGATGTGGCAACAAATTACTACGAACATACAGGCACACAAACCCTGGCACGTCGATTAATTGAACGAGCCGTAGCTGAGATTTAGCTTATTCATAAAGGCACGGCTACCCTCCGTGCTTTTATGAATGAGTTGACAAATCTAGTTATGTAAATGTGTAATCGTAGCGAATTAAATTTGACAAAGCTCTGCGTACCCCCGCGTTTCCTTGGGGTGCCTCTGCGTTTAATAAAACTATACAATCAAGACTCTGAACTTAGAATTACGGTAATCGCAAATTTGCAGCGATCGCACGCAGATAAGGTTCAAAGATTGCCAAATTTTCCAATCGCTCAAACTTACCTGTTTTTAAACTTGGATTAAAAGCAGTTCTAATCACATAAAGATTCTTACCATCAAAGGCAACATAACCAAGATGGTGTTCCTGTACTCCACCTTGTACCTTCACCCCAGTAAAACCATAACTCAGTCCTTGGAGTTTACCAACCTGAGCTTGTTGCGGGGGATGAGTTGAAAAAGCAATGCGATTGCCGTAACTACCTTGACGTTCTTTTGATAGAAATGTGTAATAGTCATTAACCCAAGCATTCAACGCTGTTGATACCTGAGTTTTGTACTGAGGATTTTGGTAATCTATATTTTTGCCAGGTTCAATCCCTGCCTGACGCAGTAAATTTTGAAAGTTCTGCTGTTTTTCTAATGGATAAACTGCTATCTCCACTGTACCCAAACGTTTTCCATTGGCAGATACACACAACACAGACGTATTTCCATCACAAGCAGCGACTTGCCAACCTGTAGGAGAAGCCGTTTGATCCAAAATACTCTTCCAAAGATTACCCTGATTTGATTTTGATGCTAAAGAAGAAGCATGAGGTTGTTCTGGCATACCATTTGTTCTAGATAAGCGCGGACTAACAACCTTGATTCCTAACGGTAGCAACAATACTAAAACACCACCGAGTAAAACATGATAAAGTCGTAGCATTTTCCCGTCAACAGCACAGCAAGAGTTTAGTAATTAACAGTATCAGCAAAACTTTGTGAACACACTCCTTCATACATCCTGTATTGCTGTAATTCCGTAAAGGAAATCTTGTTGCTACCCAACTGTTCTTGTCGTGTTTTATCTGTAGCGAGAACCGCTTCTCGAACGTTGCTTGCGTCTGGCAACAGCTTTACGCTTTTCTTTTTGTAATGGAGTTTCAAAGTGACGATTTTTTTTCAGATCTTGGAAGATACCTGCTTGAGAAACTTGGCGCTTAAATCTTCGCAAAGCTGACTCAATACCTTCGTTTTCTCCCAGTACTACTTGCGTCATTACTTATTACTCCTTTACAGGTAAACAGTGGAATTTACATAAAAGCAAAAACTCCAGCACAGCCAAGCAATTTGATTTATTTGATCTGCTGGAGACTCTTGATGTTAATTTTTATTAAAATTTTTAATAGCGACGACTATTGCGGTTATTATTACCAAAGTTCCCGCCTGAATAACTTCTTTGATTTCTATCCTGGCGTGGTCTGGCTTTATTAACCTTCATATCACGTCCCATCCATTCAGAACCATCAAGTCCCTCAATGGCTGCCGTTTCTTGTGCTTCTGTATCCATTTCTACAAAAGCAAAACCGCGAGGACGTCCAGTTACCCGATCCATTGGTACCTGAACGCTTTTAACGTTACCATACTCGCCAAAAACCCCCTTGAGGTCTTCTTCTGTAACCTCATAGGATAAGTTACCAATATAAATCGACATAGCTCATCTCCGAAATCAACAAAATGTAGAGTTAGATTCGGAGAGACGCGTTATAATTGCTAAAACCAATTTCTCAACCGAAAATAAATCCTGTAATTAGGAGTATAGCAAAAAATCTAAACCAGTACATTCAGGAGCAGCAGTAGCTTCTAGCAAAGAGCGGACTATTCAGCGCTTGGATGAACGCTGCTTTTTACAGGAGGTTTACCTGAGTTGCGAACATTGATAATCTTGCCGAGCAGTTCAAACCAAAAAGGCGCACCCATTGCGATCGCCAACCCACTGACAACCCAACCCAAAAAACTTCTCAGTGGTGGAAACAACCAATTCTCGCTTTCTTGAGCTTGCTGCTTGAGGTTAGTTGCATCTCGTCCGATTGGTAATGGAATTGTTTGGTTTACCTCTTGTCGGAAACATTCCAATCTACCTGAATTAGTTGAGCCAAGGCAAGCTTGAGTGGTTAATTCTCCATTTTTAACCAGCATATCCCGTAGAGCAGAGTCTGTTCTCAGGCGACTGATAATATGAAAGGTGTCTGCATTCAAAATAATGGCAAGCAAAAAACCGATCGCAAAGGCAACTCCTTTGGCATTGCGTTTGTAAACACCTGATGCTCGCTCCATCGAGCTATCAAACCAAACTTGAATTTCAGTTTGGAATTGATGAATCTCTTCTGCTATGGCTTGTTCGTGAGCTTGAGTACGTTTGAGATTAACTTGGGCGCGTCTTGCCAAAGCCGCAAAGCTTTCTCGCACTGAATTAGGTAGGCGATCGCGGATATTAATAATGTCTTGTTCGATTGCCTGGTATGCCTTATAGATATCGTCGTTATTATCTAGGTTGCAAAACTCCTCTTTAAAAGACTTGTAAGCCTCGTTCACCCGCTCTAATTTGCTGTGTTTATTTTTAACTTCACCCACCAACAGATCTAGAATTTGGGCAAGACTTGGCTGTAACCGTCGCAGCAACTCATCTGTACTGTTGTAATGATCATTGTGATAGCTAGGATTACCCTGATAGAAAATAGCGTTTTTAAGAGATTTGAGTTGCGTAATAAACGTTGCCACTTGAGGATCACCTGTGTGCTCGCCATGAGTATAATGTTGAACTGAGATAGGTGCAAGGAGTTGAGATATGGCAATGAATGAATCTAGTTCATCCCGGAGTCGATTTACACTAGTCAGTAAAGTTGCTTTGCGATGACAAAAATCGGCACGAATACTATTAATTCTTTGCTTGAAACCCTCAGCCTCGTTTTTTAAGGTGTAGCGAGTTTCCTCGGTAATTTGCAGATTTCCATCACTGACATAACTCTCAATTTTGAGAATTATTTCCTCTTTGATCATTTTCTGGAGATTAAGAGCTGTCATCTTCTGAGCTAATTGAGGAAGATTGAGCCTCTCTAGTAGGGTAGTTGCAAATGTTTCGGAGGGCATATACGAAGGCTCATTGCCCTTGAGAGTAATTTGGTGGCTTTTTCTACCAAAGATGACAATAGATCGAGTTAACTGACGCAACCATGCCTCAACACCCTCTTTGGATTCTTGACTAATATTTTTGATTAAAGGATTATCGTAAAGCTGTTGAACAATTTCTTTAACTTGGCGATCATTTTTTGTTCCTTCGCCACCAGTCAACAGAATTTCAATTGACTTCTTCAGATGAGCCGCTCGCCATTGCAGTACAGTAGCTAACAACTCTTGAATTTCAGAAGCTAATAAGCTCAAGATTAGATAGATAAAAATTAAGGCGATCGCAACATCTAGAACAAAAGATATATTCATCTGTCAACCACTCCAGTATTGATCAGCTCTTTTTTTACGCAACCAAACTGGGTTTGACAATATCTTTTTATACTTTTAATCAAACTTAAAGTTCCAAAAGCAAATATTTTAGCTTGGCATAACTTGCATAACTTTATGTCTGTTTTTAATCTGAAAACAATCAAAACTTAACTCAGTCTTTAAGAGAGTGTGAGAAGTTATTGTTATCAAAACTGTTTTTTGATTATGTTTTTAAATCAAATTTTCTCTATCTCAAGTGCCTGATCACACTTTTTGACATCTAATACTAGGTTTGGCTGCTTAAAAAGGAACAGTCATAAAGCTTATTACCCCAACTATCGTAATTTTCTAAGAATTATGATTGAGCTTGACGGCTTGAGTGTGACTTACCCCGGCGGAATTCAAGCCCTGAAATCAATTTCTCTGGGCTTTGATCAAGGGCAGTTTACAGTAATATTAGGAGCTTCTGGCTCAGGCAAATCAACTTTACTGCGGTGTCTAAATGGACTAAAGCAGGTGAGTGCAGGGCGCATAACTGTTAAAAGTTTGGGAAATCTACAGGAACCCAGGGTATTGCATCAGCACCGAAAACGCACAGGCATGATTTTTCAGCAACACCAGTTAATTGGACGACAGACTGCAATAGAGAATGTACTGATTGGACGTTTAGCTTATCATTCAACACTGCGGAGCTTGTTGCCATTACCGAAAGCTGACAAATACATTGCCTTAGAATGTTTAGACAGAGTTGGGCTTTTGAGTAAAGCTTTGATACGAATAGATAACTTAAGTGGTGGGCAGCAGCAACGGGTAGGAATTGCTCGTGCTTTAGCGCAGCAGCCACAGTTGATTCTGGCAGATGAACCAGTCGCCAGTCTCGATCCCGCCAGTGCTCATAAAGTTCTTTCTTTCCTGCGTCAGATTTGTGAAGAAGATGGCATCTCCGTTATCGTCAGTCTGCACCAAGTTGATTTAGCTAGAGCCTATGCCGATCGCATTGTTGGGCTATGTCAAGGTTGTGTAGTTTTTGATGGCAGGGCGGTGGATATTGGGGAGAGCGAGCTTGACGGAATTTACGGCAACAGCGATGATACAACCCCCAATGAATTAGAAGAAGTTGCCAGTTGAAATTTCAAGCAATTCATATTGTCTCAACGATCAGGAGAATATCAATGGCGATCGCAATCAATAAACAAGTGCTTGCTTCTGTCGCATTAGCTGTATTTGCACTGGTTGGCTGTCAAGCCTCCAATAATAGAACTGCTACTAATGCTTCTTCTCTAAGTACTAGCCCTGCGACTATGGTTAATCCCGATGTCGCCGATCCCAAAACTTTAAAAGTCGCCCTTCTGCCTGATGAAACTCCTTCAACAATCATCAAAAATAATCAGGGGCTAGAAAAGTATCTAGAAGAAAAGTTAGGTAAAAATATTGAATTAGTAGTAACCACTGACTACTCTTCCATGATTGAAGCTGCGAGTAATGGTCGCCTAGATTTAGCATACTTCGGCCCCTTGTCCTATGTATTAGCTAAAACTAAAAGTAATATTGAACCATTTGCAGCCTTAAAAAAAGATGGTGAGACAACCTACCAATCAGTGATTATTGCCAATACAGGAAGCGGGATTGATTCGATTGAAAAAGTTGCAGGTAAAACAGTAGCGTTTGGCGATCAAGCTTCAACTTCCAGTCATTTAATTCCCAAATCAATGCTGGCTGAGAAAGGCTTGCAACCCAAACAAGACTATCAAGAAGCCTTTGTCGGTTCTCACGACGCAGTTGCAGTTGCAGTTCAAAATAATAATGCTCAAGTTGGTGGATTAAGCAAACCAATTTTTGAAACCCTAATTGAGCGCAAAGTGATTGATAATAATAAAGTCAAGGTG
It contains:
- the phnD gene encoding phosphate/phosphite/phosphonate ABC transporter substrate-binding protein gives rise to the protein MAIAINKQVLASVALAVFALVGCQASNNRTATNASSLSTSPATMVNPDVADPKTLKVALLPDETPSTIIKNNQGLEKYLEEKLGKNIELVVTTDYSSMIEAASNGRLDLAYFGPLSYVLAKTKSNIEPFAALKKDGETTYQSVIIANTGSGIDSIEKVAGKTVAFGDQASTSSHLIPKSMLAEKGLQPKQDYQEAFVGSHDAVAVAVQNNNAQVGGLSKPIFETLIERKVIDNNKVKVVAESKPYPQYPWTMRSDLNPELKSKIRLAFLDLKDEKVLKAFKADGFGAIDDQDYDVVRDLGKTLNLDFAKLNQ
- a CDS encoding glycosyltransferase family 39 protein produces the protein MLLKILISPSIWQRLHLWAGFPYISLLIWLLPLLLLSSGHSSLMAHDEGLYAWRSRQMFESGDWINPWSEPHHKTPGFYWLIATSYIFFGISETSVRLPSMVFGVLSVLLLYEIGKILLGKKVGWLAAAILSVEFLWLQYCRLGTPDVPMIFLVLLGIWSLLKAELDSKYGNFYRFIAGACFGLGFLVRSFMIFLPVIALFPYLIGEHRRHRHLTNPMLYLGLTVGLIPTFVWLWLSFLRFGNDSSAELLNFVFRLGSNDRRDHGIFFYVWNVPIKAFPWFFFSLLGLFLAYRRPLPRYNSILIGFPLVLFVELSLFSTRLSHYSLLLYPFIALLAAVGLDWLGWVYDTKFKSFEMKDAENLSATFFASLRLRVSVSSYPRVLSYIFGVLAVLLLLAGAIALALGSGEIRKYAILALALGGSWLILPVVWICRYRFGKQSLTSSYWLGGWLIPAWLTLAMAGSYGFLSDYNPDVRTFLVQGAIAQVLQHHPIHFVQVGGKTGVLLNFYTPYIGKRVDKISELPTSSYAWISAKQASESTTPHQVLGKIQQYQLVQVLP
- a CDS encoding RNA-binding protein translates to MSIYIGNLSYEVTEEDLKGVFGEYGNVKSVQVPMDRVTGRPRGFAFVEMDTEAQETAAIEGLDGSEWMGRDMKVNKARPRQDRNQRSYSGGNFGNNNRNSRRY
- a CDS encoding class I SAM-dependent methyltransferase, with the protein product MLLRPDQRNKIDAGDDKLFYSFPRFVTHVDEGFIQQLTDLYRQRLQPNTHILDMMSSWVSHLPEEMEFAHVEAHGLNAEELARNPRLNHYFVQDLNANPKLPLQDQDFDAVLNCVSVQYLQYPEAVFSEIHRVLKPGGVAIISFSNRMFFQKAIQAWRDGSEATRVELVKSYFQSHPGFTTPEVIVHTSQLPNFLQWFSGGGDPFYAVIANRSY
- the rpsU gene encoding 30S ribosomal protein S21, giving the protein MTQVVLGENEGIESALRRFKRQVSQAGIFQDLKKNRHFETPLQKEKRKAVARRKQRSRSGSRYR
- the phnC gene encoding phosphonate ABC transporter ATP-binding protein translates to MIELDGLSVTYPGGIQALKSISLGFDQGQFTVILGASGSGKSTLLRCLNGLKQVSAGRITVKSLGNLQEPRVLHQHRKRTGMIFQQHQLIGRQTAIENVLIGRLAYHSTLRSLLPLPKADKYIALECLDRVGLLSKALIRIDNLSGGQQQRVGIARALAQQPQLILADEPVASLDPASAHKVLSFLRQICEEDGISVIVSLHQVDLARAYADRIVGLCQGCVVFDGRAVDIGESELDGIYGNSDDTTPNELEEVAS